In the genome of Bacteroides sp., one region contains:
- a CDS encoding M48 family metallopeptidase — protein sequence MGNTLLIIILVILLLDFSLERILDYLNASRWSNVLPETLKGIYDEEKYRKSQDYARVNMRFGILTSTFSLILLFGVLLAGGFGWLDQTVRQWTENPILMAMIFFAIIALVSDLISTPFDIYDTFVIEERFGFNKTTPGTYILDKFKGYLLAFIIGGALIAIFVWFYQVAGSLFWFYAWLFLTAFSVFMMMFYSSLIVPLFNKQTPLEEGELRDAIEAFATKVDFKLDDIFVIDGSKRSSKANAYFSGLGSRKRIVLFDTLINDHSIEELVAVLAHEVGHYKKKHTLKGMVLSVISSGVMLFLLGFFINRPELSFALGGDEASFHLGILAFGLLYTPVSLFLGMFSNHYSRKYEFEADAFAARNYASEPLQEALKKLSVNNLSNLRPHPAYVFFHYSHPPLLERLEHLKKFETL from the coding sequence ATGGGTAATACACTGTTAATCATTATTCTGGTAATTCTGCTACTTGACTTTTCACTGGAAAGAATCCTTGATTACCTGAATGCCTCAAGATGGAGTAATGTCCTGCCTGAAACCTTAAAAGGTATTTATGATGAGGAAAAATATCGTAAATCTCAGGACTATGCGAGGGTAAATATGCGGTTTGGTATTTTAACCAGCACATTTTCATTAATACTTTTGTTTGGGGTTCTGCTTGCAGGTGGTTTTGGCTGGCTTGATCAAACGGTAAGGCAGTGGACCGAAAACCCTATTTTGATGGCCATGATCTTTTTTGCCATTATTGCTTTGGTATCAGATCTGATTTCAACTCCTTTTGACATTTATGATACGTTTGTAATTGAAGAGCGATTTGGCTTCAACAAAACCACCCCTGGTACCTATATCCTGGATAAATTTAAGGGGTATTTGCTCGCCTTTATTATCGGAGGTGCACTGATAGCCATTTTTGTTTGGTTTTATCAGGTTGCAGGATCACTGTTTTGGTTTTATGCATGGCTATTTTTAACCGCCTTTTCGGTCTTTATGATGATGTTTTACAGTTCCCTTATTGTTCCCCTTTTCAATAAGCAGACGCCACTTGAGGAGGGGGAGCTAAGGGATGCCATTGAAGCTTTTGCAACAAAGGTGGATTTTAAGTTGGATGACATTTTTGTTATTGATGGTTCAAAACGGAGCTCAAAGGCCAATGCTTATTTCAGTGGGTTAGGCTCCCGAAAACGGATTGTGCTTTTCGATACGCTGATAAATGACCATAGCATTGAAGAGCTGGTGGCCGTTTTGGCACACGAGGTGGGGCATTATAAAAAGAAACACACGTTAAAAGGGATGGTGCTCTCTGTTATTTCCTCGGGTGTTATGCTTTTTCTTTTGGGCTTTTTTATTAACCGGCCCGAACTTTCCTTTGCCCTTGGCGGAGATGAGGCCAGTTTTCATTTGGGGATCCTGGCTTTTGGTTTGTTGTATACCCCGGTAAGCCTTTTTCTTGGGATGTTCAGTAACCATTATAGCCGTAAATATGAGTTTGAGGCCGATGCTTTTGCTGCAAGGAATTATGCATCGGAGCCTCTTCAGGAAGCCCTAAAGAAACTTTCAGTGAATAACCTGAGCAACCTTCGCCCTCATCCGGCTTATGTTTTCTTTCATTATTCACACCCGCCTTTGTTGGAAAGGCTGGAGCACCTGAAAAAATTTGAGACCTTATGA
- the mnhG gene encoding monovalent cation/H(+) antiporter subunit G has product MMEWIVSLLLIAGSLFMLIAAIGVVKLQDVYMRMHAITKAASLGAILMLLAVVLWHPQWIVAIESLMVVIFVIFTAPIGTHMIGRVAHRMGVPKAEGYVMDELQDELDKQEKEGKTEL; this is encoded by the coding sequence ATGATGGAATGGATCGTTTCGCTGTTGCTGATCGCCGGATCATTGTTTATGCTCATCGCTGCCATTGGGGTTGTTAAGCTCCAGGATGTTTATATGCGTATGCACGCCATTACCAAAGCAGCTTCCCTTGGTGCCATCCTGATGTTGCTGGCTGTTGTGTTATGGCATCCCCAATGGATCGTAGCCATCGAGTCCTTAATGGTGGTGATCTTTGTGATCTTTACCGCACCCATTGGCACGCATATGATTGGACGAGTTGCCCACCGCATGGGAGTCCCAAAAGCCGAAGGATATGTGATGGATGAACTTCAGGATGAGCTGGACAAACAGGAAAAAGAAGGAAAAACTGAACTTTAG
- a CDS encoding universal stress protein, giving the protein MRKILVPTDFSEHAENAGYYAVEFSRLFEAHVTILHIYSLPPASVYPPLYSPGFPGKTLSLDEVQQIEQENEKRLQAFRDNICHGHHPHGCTIAQRSDFVSDGINDYAAENNMDLIVMGTRGSASKGDFFIATTTWDVISSGKTTVLAIPEKVPYKPINHIAFATDFTEADFASMEVLTQMAGKLNAKVSVVHVKTDEGSLEENQMFDWFEEKTREQNPYPNMEFVMLQHENVQEALNNFLNDQGVGMIALVNRKRQIFERLFHRSLTKKFAYHSEIPLLAFSD; this is encoded by the coding sequence ATGAGAAAAATCCTTGTTCCCACCGATTTCTCCGAGCATGCTGAAAATGCTGGTTATTATGCTGTGGAATTCTCAAGGCTCTTTGAAGCCCACGTAACGATTTTGCATATATATAGCCTTCCGCCTGCCTCGGTTTACCCGCCTTTATATTCTCCGGGTTTCCCCGGGAAAACCCTTTCATTGGATGAAGTGCAACAGATCGAACAGGAAAACGAAAAACGTCTTCAGGCCTTCCGCGACAACATCTGTCACGGGCACCACCCCCACGGTTGCACCATTGCTCAGCGCAGTGATTTTGTCAGCGATGGCATCAACGACTATGCTGCTGAAAACAACATGGACCTGATCGTTATGGGAACCCGCGGAAGCGCATCAAAGGGTGATTTCTTTATTGCTACCACAACCTGGGATGTGATCAGCTCAGGAAAAACTACTGTACTCGCCATTCCTGAGAAGGTACCATACAAACCCATAAACCACATTGCCTTTGCTACCGATTTTACCGAAGCCGACTTTGCCTCCATGGAAGTCCTGACGCAAATGGCAGGAAAGTTGAATGCAAAAGTCAGTGTGGTTCATGTCAAGACGGACGAGGGTTCATTGGAAGAAAACCAGATGTTCGACTGGTTTGAAGAGAAAACCAGGGAACAAAATCCCTACCCAAATATGGAGTTTGTAATGCTCCAGCACGAGAATGTGCAGGAAGCCCTTAATAATTTCCTGAACGACCAGGGGGTGGGAATGATAGCATTGGTAAACCGTAAGAGACAAATTTTCGAACGCTTGTTTCACCGTAGCCTTACCAAGAAATTTGCCTATCACAGCGAAATCCCCCTTTTAGCCTTCTCCGACTAA
- the plsY gene encoding glycerol-3-phosphate 1-O-acyltransferase PlsY — MEFHWGMLLCLAGAYLLGSIPTAVWIGKAFFGIDVREHGSGNAGATNALRVLGTKTGIVVLLLDALKGVAAVALGWLVGDAFSNPDLFSVFQLFLGLFALLGHVFPLFAGFRGGKGIATLAGIVTILFPGAILICLAVFLAFFLPTRYVSLGSIAASLTFPVAVIGITGPAALPEIIFSLLVAIFVPLTHRKNIQRLFKGRENRIVFRKK, encoded by the coding sequence ATGGAATTTCATTGGGGAATGTTACTGTGTCTGGCCGGAGCTTATCTGTTGGGGTCCATCCCTACGGCGGTTTGGATTGGAAAGGCTTTTTTTGGCATTGACGTCAGGGAGCATGGCAGCGGGAATGCCGGGGCCACGAATGCGCTGAGGGTGCTGGGCACCAAAACAGGCATTGTGGTGTTGCTGCTTGATGCCCTGAAGGGGGTGGCGGCAGTGGCCTTGGGCTGGTTGGTGGGGGATGCCTTCTCGAATCCCGATCTTTTCAGTGTTTTTCAGCTTTTTTTGGGGCTATTTGCATTACTGGGACATGTGTTTCCTCTTTTTGCCGGGTTCCGGGGAGGGAAAGGAATTGCGACACTGGCTGGGATTGTAACAATTCTTTTTCCAGGAGCTATCCTGATCTGTCTGGCCGTTTTTCTGGCCTTTTTTCTGCCAACACGTTATGTTTCATTGGGTTCCATAGCAGCCTCCCTGACTTTTCCCGTGGCTGTAATAGGTATCACCGGTCCAGCTGCACTTCCTGAAATAATTTTTTCTTTGCTGGTGGCTATCTTTGTTCCGCTGACCCACCGTAAGAACATTCAAAGGTTGTTCAAGGGAAGAGAAAACAGAATCGTGTTCCGAAAAAAATAA
- a CDS encoding aspartate aminotransferase family protein, with product MMNNRELFYRFLGQTSSFPLGIEIERAEGVYMYGPEGKSYLDLISGISVSSIGHRHPRVVQAIKEQVDHYMHLMVYGEFVQSPQVKLAELLVRHLPENLDNVFLVNSGSEAVEGALKLAKRYTGRTEVISFSNAYHGSTQGSLSVMGNERMKKSFRPLIPDVRILKYNHIQALEEISDRSACVIVETIQGEGGAVVPSEAFMKALRKRCHETGALLILDEIQAGLGRTGKLWAFEYFGIVPDILLLAKGLGGGMPIGAFISSSEIMRSLTYSPVLGHITTFGGNAVCAAAALATLEVITENKLWEGVEVKEKLFRANLKHPSIRGIHGKGLMLALEFDSFEKNKEVIDRCLDMGVLTDWFLFAEHCLRIAPPLTINEKQIHEACEVILKALK from the coding sequence ATGATGAATAACAGGGAGTTGTTTTATCGTTTTTTAGGTCAAACCTCCTCATTCCCTTTGGGAATTGAAATTGAGCGTGCTGAAGGAGTCTATATGTACGGGCCGGAAGGGAAATCATATCTTGACCTGATCAGTGGAATTTCTGTAAGCAGCATCGGCCACAGGCATCCCAGGGTTGTTCAGGCCATTAAGGAGCAGGTTGACCATTATATGCATTTGATGGTTTATGGGGAGTTTGTGCAGTCGCCCCAGGTAAAACTGGCGGAATTATTGGTCAGGCACCTTCCTGAAAACCTGGACAATGTTTTTCTTGTGAACTCTGGAAGCGAAGCGGTTGAGGGCGCCCTGAAACTGGCCAAACGTTACACCGGGCGGACTGAAGTAATAAGTTTCAGTAATGCTTACCATGGGAGTACACAGGGTTCCCTCAGCGTGATGGGAAACGAAAGAATGAAAAAGTCGTTCAGGCCGCTGATTCCTGATGTCAGGATACTAAAATATAATCATATTCAGGCGCTGGAAGAAATATCCGATCGCTCTGCTTGCGTTATTGTCGAGACCATCCAGGGGGAAGGCGGAGCTGTAGTTCCCTCAGAGGCTTTTATGAAAGCATTGAGGAAACGTTGCCATGAAACCGGGGCCTTGCTAATTCTTGATGAGATACAGGCAGGTCTGGGCAGGACTGGGAAGCTTTGGGCATTTGAATACTTTGGGATTGTTCCCGATATCCTTTTGCTGGCGAAAGGTCTGGGTGGGGGAATGCCCATTGGAGCGTTTATTTCCTCTTCAGAGATCATGAGGAGCCTTACCTATTCTCCTGTTCTTGGTCATATCACCACCTTTGGCGGTAATGCAGTATGTGCTGCTGCTGCTTTGGCAACGCTTGAAGTCATTACAGAAAATAAGCTTTGGGAAGGTGTGGAGGTAAAAGAAAAGCTTTTTCGTGCAAATTTAAAACACCCTTCCATCAGGGGTATTCATGGAAAAGGGCTTATGCTTGCACTTGAATTTGATTCATTTGAGAAAAACAAGGAGGTTATTGACCGTTGCCTTGATATGGGGGTGCTGACCGACTGGTTTCTTTTTGCAGAGCATTGCCTGAGGATAGCACCGCCCTTGACCATCAATGAGAAGCAGATACATGAGGCATGTGAGGTTATCCTGAAAGCCCTGAAATAA
- a CDS encoding ATP-dependent Clp protease adaptor ClpS, translated as MIHNDDFNTFDFVIKTLIEVCHHEPEQAEQCTLIIHYKGKCVVRSADYQTLEPMYREILNRGITATIE; from the coding sequence GTGATTCATAACGATGATTTCAATACCTTTGATTTCGTCATTAAAACGCTGATCGAGGTTTGTCATCACGAGCCGGAGCAGGCTGAGCAATGCACGCTTATCATTCATTACAAAGGAAAGTGTGTGGTCAGGAGTGCTGATTATCAGACGCTGGAGCCGATGTATCGCGAAATTTTGAACCGTGGAATAACCGCAACTATTGAGTAG
- the floA gene encoding flotillin-like protein FloA (flotillin-like protein involved in membrane lipid rafts), giving the protein MDNTAVVIVVALVSILGLWLIFYFIPVGLWFSALVSGVRISLLQLVLMRWRKIPPAVIVNNLISATKAGLKLNRDDLEAHFLAGGRVKAVVNALISADKANIPLDFKTATAIDLAGRDVLEAVQMSVKPKVINTPPVAAVAKDGIQLIAKARVTLRANIKQLVGGAGEETILARVGEGIVTSIGSANNHKQVLENPDSISKVVLAKGLDSGTAYEILSIDIADIDVGKNIGAMLQIDQANADKNIAQAKAEERRAMAVALEQEMKAKAQEARAKVIEAEAEIPKAISDAFRSGNLGIMDYYRMENIKADTTMRDQIAKPGSGTSKGKGGETPLK; this is encoded by the coding sequence ATGGACAACACTGCCGTAGTTATTGTAGTTGCCCTGGTCAGCATACTTGGCCTGTGGCTGATTTTTTACTTCATTCCAGTAGGTCTCTGGTTCTCAGCCCTTGTCTCAGGGGTTCGGATCAGCCTGCTTCAATTGGTGCTGATGCGCTGGAGGAAAATTCCCCCGGCTGTCATTGTCAATAACCTCATTAGTGCCACCAAGGCTGGGCTAAAGCTTAACCGGGATGACCTGGAAGCTCACTTCCTGGCAGGGGGACGGGTGAAGGCTGTTGTAAATGCCCTGATCAGCGCCGACAAAGCTAACATCCCTCTTGACTTTAAGACGGCTACCGCCATTGACCTTGCGGGTCGTGATGTGCTTGAGGCCGTACAGATGTCTGTTAAGCCCAAGGTAATCAACACGCCCCCTGTTGCTGCAGTGGCCAAGGATGGTATCCAGCTGATCGCCAAAGCTAGGGTTACCTTGCGTGCCAACATCAAACAATTGGTTGGTGGTGCCGGTGAAGAAACGATTCTGGCTCGCGTAGGCGAGGGTATCGTAACCTCCATTGGATCGGCGAATAATCATAAGCAAGTTCTGGAGAATCCTGACAGCATCTCCAAGGTAGTGCTGGCTAAAGGGCTTGACTCAGGGACGGCCTATGAAATCCTTTCAATCGATATTGCCGACATTGATGTGGGTAAAAATATTGGTGCTATGCTTCAGATTGACCAAGCCAATGCTGATAAGAACATTGCTCAGGCAAAGGCAGAAGAGCGGCGTGCCATGGCTGTAGCTCTGGAGCAGGAGATGAAAGCCAAGGCCCAGGAAGCACGTGCCAAGGTGATTGAAGCTGAGGCTGAAATTCCTAAAGCCATTTCCGATGCATTCCGCAGCGGAAATCTTGGCATTATGGATTATTACCGTATGGAAAACATCAAAGCCGATACCACCATGCGCGACCAGATCGCAAAACCAGGTAGCGGAACCAGTAAAGGGAAAGGCGGAGAAACGCCGCTGAAGTAA
- a CDS encoding GNAT family N-acetyltransferase: MDEQLLTLFETMPLQSLPVTGFFQNYPLEKVYRDGDFLLLCGTSDYQWAYLCGDNPEGLLGVLEQFNYATLYFANVEDWMLPAITQMHRIDWKLTTHRYYLLEDKHIEPPLQEFRKLDPSMAKYIFERSAYKDFTSEGYIRDRLEKDISIGIWQDQELVGWGLTHDDASLGFLNVLPAWQGKGLGESILRALILKKRERSLPIFVNIEPHNIQSINLIKKLGFSFDRQVSWLKIT, translated from the coding sequence ATGGATGAGCAATTGCTTACCCTTTTTGAAACCATGCCTCTTCAAAGCCTTCCAGTGACAGGTTTTTTCCAGAACTATCCGCTTGAGAAGGTTTACCGTGATGGCGACTTTTTGCTTTTATGCGGAACAAGCGATTACCAGTGGGCATATCTTTGCGGTGATAATCCTGAAGGCCTGCTGGGTGTACTTGAGCAGTTTAATTATGCTACTTTGTATTTTGCAAATGTGGAGGATTGGATGCTTCCCGCCATTACACAAATGCACCGCATTGACTGGAAGCTAACTACGCACCGATATTATCTACTGGAAGACAAGCACATTGAGCCACCGCTTCAGGAATTCCGAAAACTTGACCCCTCGATGGCCAAATATATTTTTGAGCGATCGGCCTATAAGGACTTTACTTCGGAAGGCTATATCCGTGACCGGCTCGAAAAAGATATCTCAATTGGAATATGGCAGGATCAAGAATTGGTGGGATGGGGACTTACCCATGATGATGCAAGCCTTGGCTTTCTGAATGTGTTGCCCGCATGGCAGGGAAAAGGCCTCGGAGAGAGTATCTTGAGAGCCTTGATTCTAAAGAAAAGAGAAAGGAGCCTTCCGATCTTTGTTAACATTGAGCCCCATAATATCCAGTCAATCAACTTAATCAAGAAACTTGGTTTTTCCTTCGACAGGCAGGTTTCCTGGCTAAAGATTACTTAA
- a CDS encoding replication-associated recombination protein A, whose product MFTNIPLAEKLRPASLDDYLGQKHLVGEGAVLRKTIDSGNIPSMILWGPPGVGKTTLASLISKHLSRPFFTLSAINSGVKDVRAVIENARQSGGNSILFIDEIHRFSKSQQDSLLGAVEKGIIVLIGATTENPSFEVISPLLSRCQVYILKDLEKTDLLQLLEKGRQFLEQESGKKIQLEETEAILRISGGDARKLLNALELTVGSEGGDQVRITNNSVLSVIQQNLAIYDKGGEMHYDVISAFIKSIRGSDPNAAVYYLARMIEGGEDPKFIARRMIILASEDIGNANPNALLLATSCFQAVTMIGMPESRIILSQTATYLASSAKSNAAYLAIGKAQEMVRKVGDLPVPIALRNTPTKLMKEIGYGQGYQYAHDFEQNFADMEFLPDKIKGTKFYDPGNNPRENEMRSRLRALWKKKYGY is encoded by the coding sequence ATGTTTACAAATATCCCTCTTGCTGAGAAGTTGCGACCGGCAAGTCTTGATGATTACCTTGGTCAAAAGCATTTGGTGGGTGAAGGGGCTGTGCTCAGAAAAACCATTGATTCAGGCAACATCCCTTCTATGATCCTATGGGGCCCACCGGGGGTTGGCAAGACTACCCTGGCTTCCCTCATATCTAAGCACCTTTCCCGACCTTTTTTTACCCTTAGCGCCATCAATTCCGGAGTAAAGGATGTACGTGCAGTGATTGAAAATGCAAGGCAATCAGGGGGCAATTCTATTCTGTTTATTGATGAAATACACCGTTTTAGCAAGTCACAGCAGGACAGCTTACTGGGTGCAGTGGAGAAAGGTATTATTGTCCTGATTGGCGCAACTACCGAAAATCCCTCTTTTGAAGTGATTTCGCCCCTTCTGTCACGGTGCCAGGTTTATATCCTGAAAGACCTTGAGAAAACGGATCTGCTTCAGTTGCTGGAAAAGGGAAGGCAGTTTCTGGAACAAGAATCGGGAAAAAAGATCCAATTGGAGGAGACGGAAGCTATTTTACGGATTTCGGGAGGGGATGCCCGCAAATTGCTTAATGCGCTGGAGTTAACGGTAGGTTCAGAAGGTGGGGATCAGGTCAGGATTACCAACAATTCTGTCCTGTCGGTGATTCAGCAGAATTTAGCTATTTACGACAAGGGAGGAGAAATGCATTACGACGTTATCTCAGCCTTCATTAAATCGATCAGGGGGAGTGATCCCAACGCGGCGGTTTATTACCTGGCTCGTATGATTGAAGGGGGAGAAGACCCCAAATTCATTGCACGTAGGATGATCATTCTGGCTTCGGAAGATATTGGAAACGCCAACCCCAATGCCCTTCTGCTGGCCACCAGTTGTTTTCAGGCAGTCACTATGATCGGAATGCCGGAAAGCAGGATCATCCTTTCGCAAACAGCTACTTACCTGGCTTCATCGGCAAAAAGCAATGCAGCCTATTTGGCCATTGGGAAAGCCCAGGAAATGGTAAGAAAGGTTGGAGACCTCCCAGTGCCTATTGCTTTAAGAAACACGCCAACGAAGCTAATGAAAGAAATAGGGTATGGGCAGGGATATCAATATGCCCATGATTTTGAACAGAATTTTGCCGATATGGAATTCCTGCCTGATAAAATCAAGGGCACCAAGTTTTATGACCCAGGCAATAATCCGAGGGAGAATGAGATGCGTTCAAGGTTAAGGGCCCTTTGGAAAAAGAAATATGGGTATTAG
- a CDS encoding NfeD family protein, with protein sequence MSWLVILGLILVGVIFLLLEILVVPGTTIVGLIGAGMVIGAVVTAFSTFGVQAGVLTLAGSLVISVLAIVLALKSNTWRKAMLNTEINGRVNVVEPDKIVVGDEGVSITRLNPMGKALIKDEFYEVTSKDNLINENTPLVVVKVDGNKIIVKPKP encoded by the coding sequence ATGTCGTGGTTAGTCATTCTCGGTTTGATTCTCGTAGGAGTCATTTTTCTCCTGCTTGAGATCCTTGTGGTTCCCGGTACCACCATTGTTGGGTTGATCGGTGCGGGTATGGTCATTGGCGCTGTTGTGACGGCTTTCAGTACCTTTGGCGTTCAGGCCGGGGTGCTAACCCTGGCCGGAAGTTTGGTGATCAGTGTGCTGGCCATTGTGCTGGCCCTGAAGTCGAACACCTGGCGAAAAGCCATGCTCAACACGGAAATTAATGGCCGCGTTAATGTTGTTGAACCCGATAAGATCGTCGTGGGAGATGAGGGCGTTTCCATTACCCGCCTGAACCCGATGGGAAAGGCCTTGATAAAAGATGAGTTTTACGAGGTTACCTCAAAAGATAACCTGATCAATGAGAATACCCCCCTTGTGGTGGTTAAAGTAGATGGAAATAAAATTATTGTTAAACCAAAACCATAA
- a CDS encoding M48 family metallopeptidase encodes MSFVPEGMLVNMALTNYQEFMTANPPLPSSDQRVQAVRRVGGRISQAVNQYLTENGESDRIQNFQWEFNAVQDELVNAWAMPGGKIMFYSGIFPVTQNDEGIAVVMAHEIAHAVARHGNERMSQQLLLTLGAVSLDVALRDKPEVTRNIFLMTYGVGGQLGTLAYSRKHEYEADKLGMIFMAMAGYNPATTVTFWERMQASASGGEPPQFLSTHPSSSSRIKAARDFVPEAMRYYSPQ; translated from the coding sequence ATGAGTTTTGTGCCTGAAGGGATGCTGGTAAATATGGCCCTGACCAATTATCAGGAGTTCATGACCGCAAATCCGCCGTTACCATCATCAGATCAACGGGTCCAAGCCGTAAGGCGGGTGGGAGGAAGAATCTCACAGGCTGTCAACCAATATTTGACTGAAAACGGTGAGTCTGACAGGATTCAGAATTTTCAATGGGAGTTCAATGCTGTGCAGGATGAGTTGGTCAATGCTTGGGCGATGCCAGGTGGAAAGATCATGTTTTATTCAGGAATTTTTCCTGTGACCCAGAACGATGAAGGGATTGCCGTGGTAATGGCCCATGAAATTGCTCATGCAGTAGCCCGACATGGCAATGAACGAATGAGTCAGCAACTTTTACTGACCCTTGGAGCGGTGAGTCTGGATGTGGCCTTGCGGGATAAGCCAGAAGTCACCCGCAATATCTTCCTTATGACCTATGGGGTGGGCGGACAACTTGGAACCCTTGCCTATAGTCGTAAGCATGAGTATGAGGCTGATAAGCTTGGAATGATCTTTATGGCGATGGCTGGATATAACCCCGCCACCACCGTAACTTTTTGGGAGCGAATGCAAGCCTCTGCAAGTGGTGGTGAACCACCCCAGTTTTTAAGCACTCATCCTAGTAGTTCTTCCAGGATAAAGGCTGCCCGGGATTTTGTCCCTGAAGCGATGCGTTATTATTCACCTCAATAA
- a CDS encoding monovalent cation/H+ antiporter complex subunit F, producing MSLEGHPILMFAVNLSFASLTISLFAGLYRLLTGPTLPDRMVVMDLIASLVIGLILTYIMLTGQTVYLNVAVVIALLVFMGNIAFAKYLKRRIE from the coding sequence ATGAGCCTGGAAGGACATCCCATTTTAATGTTTGCGGTAAATCTGAGTTTTGCCAGCCTGACGATATCTCTTTTTGCCGGACTCTATCGCCTGCTGACCGGCCCCACCCTGCCCGACCGGATGGTAGTAATGGATTTAATCGCCTCCCTTGTGATCGGTTTAATTCTTACCTACATTATGCTTACCGGGCAAACGGTATACCTGAATGTTGCGGTTGTCATAGCCCTGCTGGTCTTTATGGGGAACATTGCTTTTGCAAAATATCTGAAAAGGAGGATTGAATAA